In a single window of the Podospora pseudocomata strain CBS 415.72m chromosome 2 map unlocalized CBS415.72m_2, whole genome shotgun sequence genome:
- a CDS encoding uncharacterized protein (antiSMASH:Cluster_2) produces the protein MKFTSNAKEASGKGNKNKLETVGPLARRYGSNMQEEGCPCSTMPVLSHSRHGNTPDASC, from the exons ATGAAGTTTACG AGCAATGCAAAAGAGGCATCGGgcaaaggaaacaaaaacaaactCGAAACTGTCGGCCCTCTAGCACGGCGCTACGGGAGCAACATGCAGGAGGAAGGCTGCCCTTGCAGCACAATGCCAGTATTGTCCCATTCAAGGCACGGCAACACTCCAGATGCTAGCTGTTAG